The Bos taurus isolate L1 Dominette 01449 registration number 42190680 breed Hereford chromosome 18, ARS-UCD2.0, whole genome shotgun sequence nucleotide sequence CAGTCCTGACTGacctctggggacttccctctACCCTTTTCTCAATCCACAGGCCTGTTGGAAGGACCAACCTCGCCCCTGACGTCCAGCCTAGCCAATCTGCATCTTCCATTCACCTTCCTGAAATGGTTTGTTCTGAGTTGGGCATAGGATTCATATTGGACCTATCAGAATCAACCtgcaatttgggcttccctgttggctcagtgagtaaaatgtctgccttcaatgcaggagacctgggttcaatccctgagttgggaagatcccctggagaaggaaatggtaacccactccagtattcatgcctggagaattccatggaaggagcctggtggctgcagtctatggactgtcagacatgacttagcaactaaaccaataGGAAAGAGGAACAAGTTTCCCTTTCCTATCTTGAAGCTGAGCTAGAAGGAAGGGTAGGTCTCCTTTGCCATTCTCAGCCTGACTGAGAATGAAACTGGCATAGAAAGCTACAGAGCCAAGAGATGAAGAAGTGCACCCCTAACCACACCATGTCCCCGGCTCTAGCTGCATCTTGGACTTTTCTGTTATGTGAATTAAATCATTCCTTTTTAGTCTCAAGTCTTTGGAGACAGTCTCTTGTCTGATGCCATTCAAGTTGTTCTGATACAGGCTCCTTCTCTGTCCAAACACAGTCAGGGCCCTTGACATTAGCATCTCCTCTAATCTATCTTCAACAAAATCCTAGCTCTAGATCAAGGAGCAAAATTCTCACTCAGGGAACCATGGCACTGGCCTGTCAGTGGCTTCCCAGCTATAGCACTATGAGCAACAGGTGGAGAACTGCCCTGCCTCTTCTTCAGACCTTACCTGAGGCAACATCATACCCTTTTCCTAGAAAAATGGgttcaagggaattccctggtggtccagtggttaggactcagtgctttcactgccaagggcctgggttcaatccctggtcagggaactaagatccctcaagctgtgCGGTGCAGCtggcaaatttaaaaaatagtaataataaaggaaaagagaaatggcaccctccactttcaccagacctggcaggaagaatgataCCTGATAACCCTACCCTGAGTTTGAGCACAGGGAACATATCTTTTGACCAGCTCCCCCCATAATCTTTTGGTAGAAAACTTACTAATACTTGTGTGTTTATccaaaacaatagaaattaacaaaaaattagcattgtttatttctcttgggGAAGAGGGAGATTGgggtggtttttattttcattttatttaaatattctactTTATGTGAAAGAGAGATTTCTTTTGTATTAAAAAggcatatttgtttttcttaaaaagcaaaacaaaacaaaaacgggGTAGATGACAAGTGGGACCAAGAGCAGTAGGGAGACAAGTGGGAAGTCCTGGGGTATTGGCCCAGAGTGGAGAAGTGGGAACCTGGCCCCAAAACATTTCCTCTTTCACATCTTCTTAGCCCCCTGACTGAAGGGTGCTGACCCCATAGGGTGGGTAAGTAAGGGCAGGACCAGACAGTCCTCTGCCCAACTGGCCAGCCTGCAGGACACTGCAAACCAAGAGGAGGGGGAATCTCTGTCATACTCTCTAGGACTGGAACAGGAGAAGTCAAACCAGCCTGATAACTGTTGAAAagtggcaggggtggggcggggtgagGGGCGGGCCTTGCCTCGCTAAGCCCCCTTGGGAACTCTTGTGTCCCTTCACAGAAGCCCCTCCTCGGGAAGCCCCGCGCCCCACCCACCTGGAGTCCGCCTCTCTACCAGCGGGGCCCGCCGGGGTCCTGGGAACTCTTAGTTGGGCTGAGATCGTAAGGGACACGTGGGTACCGACTCAGGAAAATATGCCCCTGCCATCGGTAGCCAGCCGGCGCAGCGCTCTGTTAAcactgacagaggatgagatggttggatggcatcactgactcactggacatgagtttgagcaaactctgagagatggtgaaggacagggaagcctggcgtgctacagtccacggggtagcaaagagttggacacgatttagcgactgaacaataacagtcCTGAGTAGCTCCACTTCTGGCCGGCTAGGCGGTGACGACCTGCAGGGGTGGCCTCTCAAGGACTGAAAAGCTGCGAGTCCCAGCATCTACTCAAGTAGAGcctctcagagttctggaggggAGCTCCCCGGCCTCCCACTAGCCCACCCTCCTGCTGGAGTTTCGCGTTTGCAACTGACTCTGACCGGCCAAGGGGTTTCTCTCGAATGTCTGTTCAGAACCAGTACCACCCCGTCCTCTCACCCACAGGGCCCTGCCGCCCCTTGAAAGCCCCTAGCTGGGACAAGGCACTCGCAGGGGCCAGCGTCGGTACCCTCACTCCAGCCTCCCACGGAAACAGCCCAAtaggccaccaccaccaccacttgaCCCGAGCAGCCGCGGGTGAGAACCGCACCGCGCCTGTGCTCCTGAGTCAGGACCCGCCTCGGCTCCTGCCGGCAACGGAAAGCCCACCCACCCTCTGCACTAACCTGGCCGCCTGGGCCCGGCCTGGATTCCCACGCCCGCCGGCTTCCACTGGACTCGCGCTGCTTCCGGGTGTGCGCGGAGCGCAGGGGCGGCACCCCAGTCCGAGCCGCCCCGTCCGTCCCGGCGTCCCGCCCCCCGGGTTCCCCGCGGTTCCTTCCCGCCACTGTCCTCTGCGGccagtccccagcctctgggcaaAGCCCACCCGATCCGCTGCGCAGGTAAGACACTGGCGCCTGAGGTCAAACAGCAGGCGGAACTGCCCGCGGCAAGGGACTTCGAGGACTTGCGGTTCTTACGAGACCGGAGGGCCCCAGGGTGAGAGCCGATCCTCTTTCTCCAGCGCGTAAAGGATGGAGCAACGAGGGGGCGTCCCCTTCTGGGTGGTCGAGCTCCTCTGATTCTACCTGACACTCTGAACTGGGTGCCTAGTTCAACAGTGGCGGAGGGTATCAGAAACTCCCGGGTACTCGAGACATAAATTCCAGCAGGGACCGTTAGCCTAGAAAATATGGGAAAATAGAAAATTGGCCAGTGGCGTCAAACGTTGTGTACGAAAACCTTTAAGCACCTTAAACTAAAATTGGCAGCTTCAAAAAGGACGCACAGTCTCCAACAAAGGCCGCGCTCTGATGTGGGTctgtggaattccagttgagcctaAACCGCCCAACGGGTGCCTGGGCTGCTCGGGGTTCAGGATCGGAATTTGAATCCAGGGTCCCTCAGGCCCCCATAACCCCAAGATTTTCTCCGCCTCCCTGGCCTCTCATTGGAAGAACCCAAGTTGTCTCCCCCAGTGAAGTGGGGGAAGGAGCCTCTCTTCTCCTCGCGTATTCAGCTACGCCCGACCCGCACCTCTGCTTCCTGATTGGCTCCTGGTCCCTGTCAATTAAAAGTTTTCCTTAATGTTCCCGCCCTATTAACCCTGCCGTCACTCTCTAGTGACGGGTGGGGTTAGGACCAGGTTTCTCAACTTGGGACCTGTGGCATACACCTGCACTTGTTGAAATTCATATTCCTGGACCCTACTGTTTGAGGAGAGCTTGATTTAGTAGGTGGGGCCATGAAATCTGTAAGGTAAACAAATGTCCGGGTGATTCTGCTGCCCAGAGCCCTTTTAGAAGCCATTTCAATGGCCCTTGGTGTTTGGGCTCCATCGTTCCCTAAGTACTCAGGGTCTAAGTTGGGAGGCAAGCAGTTCAGTGACCTCTATAAGACTAGTCCGGGCTCTCTGGCCGCCGTGATGGTGCGGTAGAGGGAGACTGGGGCGAGGGATTGAGGAAGACGTGGTGGTCTGGAGTCAGGGCCTGGGCAATGGCCCTCCAACTTCCTCAGAGACTTTGGTGACTAGGAGAAAGATCTGACAGCATCGTCCCAAATCCAGGTATTTGGCTTTATCAACCTGGTGCACGGGTTGTGGTGAGTTCCTTCTAATAGAGTATTATAAAACGTGGATTCGTTCAACAAGTGAGAACATAGTTTAAAGGAAGAATCAGAAATGCTCGGCATCCCAGGCAGATTTCACGGGTCTGAGATCTGTGTACAGAGTTCCAGGCTTGGTTTAATAGCTTGGTTAAATGCTCTGCTGTCACAGTCTTGAAATCCTCGATAATATTTTAAACAGAGAGACCCacgttttcattttgcactgggctCTGCAAATTTACATAGCGGATCCTGGGCCCCAAGCATTTCTACACATATGCTCCAAGTGTTCCCCTGAACACTGTGGCCTTCCTGCAGGGGGGCCCCCACCTGGCCATGGCCGAGCCTGGAGAGCAGCTGCCGGAGGAGGTGCTGGCGCTCATCTTCCGCCACCTGCCCCTGCCCGACCGCGCTGCTGCAGCGAGGGTCTGCAGAGCTTGGGCTGCCGCTGCCACCTGCAGCGCTGTGTGGCACGACACGAGCATCAGGTGAGCAGGctctcccccctcccaccttctcccaGTATTGGTAGAGTCAGAGGTTGGGGCGATGCAGTGACTCTTCTCCGTATTAAAAAGCGTCATTTCTAACATTGGCCACCTACTGTGTACCAACCATTGTTGTAAGGGCCTTACGTATACCAATCTTTCTAATCCTCACAAACACTTTATGTGATGGACGGATAGTAAGTATTATTATCTCCATCGCACAGATAAAAAATTGAGACAGATTTAATTACTTCCTCACTCAGCTGAGAAGTGACAGGCAGAATGTGAATGCCGCAGCTCacaggccccgccccgcctcctGAAGACCAATGAGAAAGGCCATTTTCTAAAATATCCTGGCTTTCTCAGGCACGGTTTCAACTGGCGGCAGATGCGTCTGAAGGAAGGGACAGGGTTCCCTCGTAGCATCCCTAGGAGCGACCAGGCACGGTCGGACCAAGGAGGTGTGTGGGTAGGAGGCAGGAAGTGGGGATGGTAACCGGAACCCAGAGAGAGGGGTGGGTTAGAGTCCTCTCGCCAGGTCGCAGGGACTTGGCCGGCCGACGCCTTTTCTCCACCACTCTACCCCCAAGTTGCGACTGTGAGCTGGAAGGCATGCTGCCGCCGTATCTGTCCGCCTGCCTGGACCACGTTCAGAATCTATGGCTGGAATTTGAGCCGTCGAGGAAGTCGAGTCGCAGGGCGGCCACGGACTTACTGACTGCACTGACGGGCCGTACCCCTGGGCTGCGAGGCCTGTGCCTGGAATGCCGCGGAGAAAAGCCGCTCTTCGACGCCGGCCGCGACGTCCTGGACGCGGTGCACGCCCTCTGTGGGGCGGCCAGCGCGCTGCGCCACCTCGACCTGCGGCGCCTGCCCTTCTCACTGGACGACGCGCTAGTGCTGCAGGTGGCACACGGTTGTCCGGAGCTCCGCAGCCTTTTTCTAGATAACAGAACGCTGGTGGGCAGCGTGGGGCCGGGCTCCGTGCTCGAGCTACTAGAGGCCTGCCCCTGCCTGCGCGCCCTTGGCTTGCACCTGGCCAGCCTGTCGCGCACCGCGCTTGAGGCACTGGCGGCGCCAGAGCGCGCGCCTTTCGAGCTCCTCGCCCTGCGGTGCGCGTGTCCGGAAGACGCACGCGCGCCCCCCCTGCCTGATGAAGCCTGGGCCGCGTTGAGCCTCCGCCACCCGGGACTGCAGGTAGAGCTGGAGCTAGAGCCGGTGCTGCCTGCAGAGAGCGTGACGCGCGTCTTGCAGCCAGCCGTACCCGTGGCTACGCTGCGCCTCAGCCTCTCTGGGGACACCGTAGGTCCAGTGCGCTTCGCGGCGCGCCACTACGCCGCAACATTGCGCGCGCTTGAGGTGCGCGCCGCAGCCTCGGCCGAGCTGGATGCCGCACTGGAGGAGCTGGCAGCGCGCTGCGCGGGCCTGCGCGAGGTGCACTGCTTCTGCGTGGTGCGGCCTTCCGTGCTGCACGCCTTCCGCGCGCGCTGCCCGCGCCTGCGCAGCTACACGCTCAAGGTAACGCGGGAGCCGCATCCCTGGCGGCCCACGCTTGTGGCGTGATGGGACAAACGCTCTTTCCGCTCCCTGCGGACGTGTGTCCTCTGAAATGCTGCGTGGGTTTGCCCAGGGGCGGGCCAGCTGTTCGACCTCTTCTTTGGGACTCTTGCCTCTTGTCCCTCTCGAGGATTGGAGCCTATGTATGGAGTGGCGTCGGTACCGGTCCAGGGCGCCCTGAGTCCATTCATTGCTTTCAACATCTGCAGACACCCACTGTCCCCACAGTACAGGGATCACCCTCCTCCAATCCCAGTCCTCTGCAAACATGTCGCTAGCTCGGCGGTCCTGGcgtggggggagggagggcacTGGCTCAAGTTGTGCCTCAGGGGGATGTGTGTTAGTGCCTCTGGAGTGAGTGTGAAATAAATCAAGCATTATCTCTGCGTCCTGTGAAAGGCCGGGTCTGCTCTGAACTGACAGAGGCTGGAAGAAGGGTAGGGAGGGTTTGAGACCTCAAGGTCCATTTCTACCGGTGCGGCTGCATCGGTCAGGGTTGGGGTCCTGACATCTTCGGAATGACAGCGTCCCAAGTTCCGCGGGAGGGTatctgcttctcctccccacCGTCGCTGCTCCTATCTGCCACTCTCCCCGAGGCTTGGCTGTGCCCATTCCATCGCTTTCCCAGCCTACATCAGGCTGTGTACGCTCTATTTCTCCCGAAGAACACAGGAGCAAACAGCGGGCCTGAGAAGGGTGcgactcaaactcaggtctccctccctcctgcacCCTGCCCCCACGCACATCCGATCCCATACTGCCCTTTCGGTCCGCTGGTGTTGTGGCCGCGGCCAGAGCCCCGCCCCGCCAGTTCGCACGTGGCCCCCGCCTGACCCGGCGCCGGGAGGCGGAGTAGGGCGGGGCGGGCGGCAAACGCAGCACTTTCCGCGGCTTTGACAAGCCCGCGGCGGCCGGGCCCGAGCGCTTAGCGGGGCCGAGACTGCGCCATGCAGGAAGCGCCGGCCGCGCTGCCCACGGAGCCGGGCCCCAGCCCAGTGCCTGCCTTCCTCGGCAAGCTATGGGCGCTGGTGGGCGACCCGGGCACCGACCACCTGATCCGCTGGAGCCCGGTGAGGGCTGGGGCCCCTCGACTTCCTCAGTGGTCCCCGGGATTCCTCCACGTCAGTGAACGTCCACGCTCATCAACCCCTGCCTGGGACGGGGTTGTGGGTCCCTTGATTCAGCCGTCTAGGGTAGGCGACGGCTTGGGCGGGGGTTGTGGTATTGGAGATGGAGGTGAGGCGACTTCCTTCGGGCAGAGGAAAGGGTAGGAGCCTTCTGAAGGAGACCCAGCACCCGAAGGATCTTCGAGGTCTTCTAGTTCCCACCCTATCCCATcagacagatgggaaaacagagaccaggagaagggaagggctgggTCTGATTCTAACTCAGAGTCACAACGCGGGTCGGGGAGCCATCCGGGTCTGGAACCCAAGTCTGGCCTCTGCGCCTCCTCCTAGAGAACCGAGTAGGGAGTCTGGGTGGGCTGGGGTAGAGGTTCATTGTGGTCGCCCCGGGATAGGCCTTAGAGCTGGTTCCGGCCCGGCCTCGTCCCACGTCCCCATGAATGACAGTCTCGGTCTCCAGAGTGAGTGTGAGTTTGTGTGCGCGCGCCAGACCACTGGCTTGGCCGTGGGCGGGCACCGCTCACCGTGTCGTCTGGTCTCCGCCCGCACCGTGAGTGGGCGGGCGGTGCTCTCCTCAGAGCGGCACCAGCTTCCTCGTGAGCGACCAGAGCCGCTTCGCCAAGGAGGTGCTGCCCCAATACTTCAAGCACAGCAACATGGCAAGCTTCGTGCGGCAACTCAATATGTGTGAGTCCCTAGGGCCTAGTGGGAATCGAGCGTGGGTGACTTGGTTCGCGGGGACTTAGCAACTTACGCTCCCGCGCCCCGCTCCCTAGACGGTTTTCGGAAGGTGGTGAGCATCGAGCAGGGTGGCCTGCTGAGACCCGAACGGGATCACGTCGAGTTCCAGCATCCGAGCTTCGTACGCGGCCGAGAGCAACTGCTGGAACGCGTGCGCCGCAAGGTTAGGGGCGGCCAGCAGTGACCAGCGAACCTGGGTGGAAGTGGGACAGCTATTTCGTGCGACCCTTACCTGAGAGAGCCTCCCACCTGCAGGTGCCCGCGCTG carries:
- the FBXL8 gene encoding F-box/LRR-repeat protein 8 (The RefSeq protein has 1 substitution compared to this genomic sequence); the encoded protein is MAEPGEQLPEEVLALIFRHLPLPDRAAAARVCRAWAAAATCSAVWHDTSISCDCELEGMLPPYLSACLDHVQNLWLEFEPSRKSSRRAATDLLTALTGRTPGLRGLCLECRGEKPLFDAGRDVLDAVHALCGAASALRHLDLRRLPFSLDDALVLQVAHGCPELRSLFLDNRTLVGSVGPGSVLELLEACPCLRALGLHLASLSRTALEALAAPERAPFELLALRCACPEDARAPPLPDEAWAALSLRHPGLQVELELEPVLPAESVTRVLQPAVPVATLRLSLSGDTVGPVRFAARHYAATLRALEVRAAASAELDAALEELAARCARLREVHCFCVVRPSVLHAFRARCPRLRSYTLKVTREPHPWRPTLVA